The following is a genomic window from Bacillota bacterium.
GAGGCGGAACCGGCGCGCCGCCGTCTCACAGGGCCAACCGGCCAGCGCCGTCATCGCGGCGGCAGCAGCCCTTCCAGCGCGGTCAGGAACGTCTCCGGCAGAAGGCCCAGGGCGAGGACGCCCGCGACCGTGAGCGCGAACACGACGCCCAGGCCGATGTCGGCCCACGCGAACGACCACTCGCCGCTCTCTTCCTCCGCACCGGCCACGGCTTCGCCCGATGCAACGCCCACGGAGGACCCGGCGGCTGCAACGACCGCCGCGCCCGCCGTCCGGAACGCGGCCAACACGACCCGCAAGTACGCGTACGCGGAGATGGCCGTGCTGACCACAAGCGCCGCCACAAGCCAGCCCGCGCCCGCCTGCAGGCCTCCGCCGACGAGCAGCAGCTTGCCCGTCATGCCCACCGTGGGCGGCATGCCGGCCAGCGCGAGGAAGAAGAACGCCAGCAGCATGGCCAGCCAAGGCTTACGCGCATAGAGCCCTTCATACGTCTCCAGCTCGTCGCCCGGCTCCCCCTGCCGCTGCAGCGCCGCGATGACGGCAAACGCCCCGAGGCTCATCAGCATGTAGCCGAACAAGTAGTAGAGCGAGACGCGCAGGCCTGCGGGCTGCAGCGCCACCAGCGGCATGACCAGATAGCCGGCGTGGGTGATGCTCGAGTAAGCCAACAGCCGCTTGACGTTGGTTTGAAACAGCGTAGCCAGGCTGCCCACGATCATGCTCAGGCCGGACAACACCGCCAGGGGCAGCAGGTACTTGGCGGTCCACTCGCCCGCCGGCACCACGGCCCACAAAAAGCGCGCCAGCGCCACCAGCGCCGCCGCCTTGGTGCCGGCCGCCATCAGACCGGCCACCGGCGCCGGCGCGGCCTGGTACGCGTCGGGCGCCCAGGTGTGGAACGGCACCAGCGCCAACTTAAAGGCGAAGCCGACCAGCGCCAGGGCGAAGCCCGCGTGATAGAGCGGCGACAGGTGCCCCGCGGCCGCATAGGCGGCAATCTGGTCCAGCGCCAGCGAACCCACGGCGCCGTAAATCAAGCCGAAGCCGTACAGCAGGAAGCCTGCCGCCACGGAGCCCAGGATCAGGTACTTGAACGCGCCTTCCTTGGCCTCTTCCCGCTCACGCTGGAACGCGATGAGCGCGTACAAGCTCAGCGAGAACAGCTCCAGCGCCACGAACAGCACCATCAAATCCCCGGCGCCGCCGAGCACCATCATGCCGGCCGCCGCGAACAGAACCAACGACAAGTAGCCGGACATGTCCCGCTCGCGGTGCGCCAGGCTCATGAGCACGACCAGCAGCGCCGCCACCAGCAGCATGCCGGCCAGCGCGAGGCTCAGCTTGTCGCTGACGAAGGCGCCGAAGAACGACGTCAGCGGGCCCTCCTGCACCGCGCTCCACAGGCCCGTCCAGTACCAGCCCGTCAAAACCAGCGCAGCGATGGCGGTGACGTAGACCCACGGACGCGCCATCCGCCGCGGCGCCACCAAGTCGGCGGCGATGACGACTAGGGCGCCGACGGACAGCGCCGCCAGCGGAGCGATGTGGTTGAGATCGGCAGTTCCCGGCACGACGACTCCCCCAATCCGTGGGGCGGCGCGTGCGCCGCCCCCAGGCAAGCCCACGTCAGATCACGAGCACGAAGTACAGCAGTACGATGGCCACGGCCGCCATGAGCGCCAGCGCGTAGCGCCGCAGGTAGCCCGGGTGCAGCCGCCGCACGCCCGTCGCGAGCGTGGCGGCCAGCCGGGCGACGCCGTTCACCGCGCCGTCGATGACGTGCGGATCCACGATGCCGCCCACCCAGTCGGCCACAGCCGCCAGCGGCCGCACGAAGGCGGCCCGGTACAGATCGTCAAAGTAAAACCCGCGCAACGCCGCCCGGGCGTAGGCCGTCTCCTGCACCGGCTGCCGGCCCGGCCCGAACCGCCGGATGGCCAAACCGCCTCCGATGATAGAAACCAATAGCAGCAGCCCCATCGTTAACAGAGACGCCTGGCGCTCGGTTACCACCAAGCCGCCCAGCGCGACTTCGGCCGCCCCATGCGCTCCGGCGGCCGCACCGGCCGCGGCCCCCGGCACGCCCGACAGATCCGGCATGGCGAAGAAGCCGCCGATGACGGACAAGACGGCCAGCGCCGCCAGCGCGATGACCTTCACCGCCGGTACGGGATGCTCCAGTTCTTCACGCGCCAGATCTTGCGGCGGCTCGCCGGTGAACACCAGGCAGAACAGGCGCAGCATGTAGAACGCCGTCAAGCCGGCGCCGGCCACGGCCAGCAGCCACAGCCACGGATGCCCCGCCATGAGGGCTGAGACGACAATGGTGTCCTTGCTGTAGAAGCCGGAAAGCGGCGGCAAGCCCACCAGGGCCAGCGTCGCGATGAGAAACGTCCAGTACGTAAACGGCTGGTAGCGGCCGAGGCCGCCCATGCGCCGGATGTCCTGGTTGTCGCCGAAGCGGTGAATGACGACGCCCGCGCCCAAAAACAGCAGTGCCTTGAAGAAAGCGTGAGTCGCGAAATGGAACAGTGCGGCGGCGTATGCCCCGACCCCGGCGCCCAGCATCATGTAGCCCACCTGGCTCATGGTCGAGAACGCCAGCACCCGCTTAATATCCGTCTGCGCCAGCGCCGCCAGGGCGCCGAACAAGACCGAGGCGATGCCCACGGCGGCCACCGCCGCCGAGCCCCACGGCGCGGCCGCGAAGATCGGGTGCGCCCGCACGACGAGGTACACGCCTGCGGTCACCATCGTGGCCGCGTGGATAAGGGCGCTGACCGGCGTGGGGCCCTGCATCGCGTCAGGCAGCCACACGTGCAGCGGCAGCTGCGCCGACTTGGCCACCGCGCCGACGAGCATCAGCAGCGCCGCCGCGTTCAACACGCCGGCCGGCGCCGACCAAGCCTGCGGGAGCACGTCCACGAAGCGCAAGCTGCCGAAGTGTGTCAGCAAGATGATGAAGCCCAGAATCAGCCCCACTTCGCCCACGGCGTTGACCCAGTACGCCTTGCGGGCCGCAGCCGCCGCGGCCGGCCGCTGGTGCCAGAAGCCGATGAGCAGATACGACGCCACGCCGACGTTGGCCCAGCCGATGAGCATGCCGACGAACCCGTCGGCCAGCACCAGCAGGCTCATGGCAAAGATGAAGAAATTCAGTTTCGCGAAAAAGCGCGCGTAGCCCGGGTCGTCAGCCATGTAGGCCACGGAATACAAGTGAATGAGAAAGCCGACCCCGGTCACCACCAGGGCAAACCACGTCGAAACGGCGTCGCCCAAGAGCCCCAGCCCGACGCCGTCCACGCCCCAGGACCAAAGCGGCAGCCACAAATAGCCGTCCGGCGCCACTTGGTTGTATTGCAGCCGCACCAACACGGCGGCGACGAAGCTCGCGGCGACGACCGCGCAGGCGAGGCCGACCAGGAAGCGCCGGTTGATCCGCGTCTGCGTCCCCGCCGCCACCGCCGCGGCGCCCGCCAGCGGCAAGGCGGGTATAAGGATGAGCAGCCAGCTGTAGTCCACGGTCCGACCCCTCTTTCTAGCCGCGCAGCGCCCGCACGTCGTCCACGTCGGCCGCTTCCTTCGTGCGGAACATCTGCACGATGAGCGCTAGGCCGATGGCCGCCTCCGCCGCGCCGACGACGATAATCATGAACGCGAAGACGTGCGCGTCCATGTAGCCGAACAGGCGGCCGAACGTCAGCACGAGCAGCGCTGCGGCTCCCCACATCAGCTCGATGGCCATCAGCATCACCAGCGGGCTGCGGCGCACCAGCACGCCGGTGACGCCCAGCACGAACAAGACGGCGCTGACGATGACGTATCCTTCAATGCCCAAACCAGGCACTTCCGCCTACCTCCCATCCGCCGGCTCCGGCACGCGCCGCGGGCCGGAACGGCCCCTCAGCTGCGCCGCGCCATCAGCAGGACGACGCCGACGGCGGCCACCATCAACAGCAGCGCGGCCAGCTGCAGCACGAATACGTGCTCGTGAAACAGCGCTGTGCCGAAGGCGCGCACCGTGCCGTACCCGGCCGGCAGCGCCGCCGGCTCCGGGTACACGTGACGCAGCATAGCCGTCAGCAACCCCGCCAGCAGCACCAGTCCCACGACGTAGCCGGCCCGCTCCTGCCCCGGCAGCAGCGACTGGGGCCGCTCCACCGGCTCCCGGCGGGCCGTGAGCAGGCTGATGACGAAGACGAACATCACCATGACCGCGCCGGCATAGACGATGACTTGCAGCAAGCCCATATACTCCGCGCCGGCGGCGATGAACAGCACGGCCAGCGCCACCAGCGTCAAGATGAGCGCCAGCACCGAGTGCACCGGCACCCGGGCGGCGATGACGCCGATGCCGCCCGCGATGGCCAGCACGGCCGCGATGACGACGATCGCGCTCACCGCGCCTCGCCTCCCCCGGCCTCGCCCGCGACCGCCGGCTCCCCGTCATGCATGGGCACCCAGCCGTTGTACTCGCGGTACACGTTCTCCGGCACCTTGAAGTGGCTGGGCTGCTTGCTGATGAGCCGGCTCCGGTCGTAGATGAAGCTGTCGCGGGTAAAGTCGGCCAGCTCGTTCTTGTTGGTCAGATGCAGCGCCTGCGTCGGGCACGCCTCTTCGCACAGCCCGCAGAAAATGCAGCGCAGGATGTCGATTTCATACTTCCACGCATACCGCTCGCCCGGCGAATTGGGCCGCTTGGGGTCGTTTTCCGCCGGCATCACGGTGATGGCCGCGGCCGGGCAGGCGACCTGGCAAAGTTCGCAGCCGATGCACATCTCGAGGCCGTTCTCGTAACGGCGCAGCTCGTGCAGGCCGCGGAACCGCTCGGATCTCCGCTTCTTTTGCTTCGGATACGCGATGGTGCTCTTCTTGCGGAAGAAGATCCGCAAGGTCGTTCCCATACCCTGGGCGATCGCCTTAAACATCCGCCATCACTCCCCGCACCGCGCCCGCCGTCAACCCCACAGGGCGACGCCCGCCGCGGTGAGAATGACGTTCAGCACCGACAGCGGCACCAGCACTTTCCAGCTGAAGCTCATGAGCCGGTCGTAACGCACCCGCACCAGCGTAGCGCGCAGCCAGATAAAAAGGAACAGGAAAAACGACACTTTCAGAATGAACCACGCCACCGGCGGCAAGAAGGCCGGTCCGTGCCAGCCGCCCAGGTAGAGCAGCGTGGCCAGGGCCGAGATGGTAATCATGGCCACGTATTCCGCCATCATGAACATGGCGAAGCGCATGCCGCTGTACTCGGTGCTGTAGCCCGACACCAGCTCGGTTTCCGCCTCCGGCAAGTCGAAGGGCATGCGGTTCGTCTCGGCGATGCCGGCGATGAGAAAGATGAGGAACCCCAGCGGCTGCAGCGCGATGAACCACCTATCCGCCTGCGCAGCCACGATATCCGACAAGCGCAGCGAGCCGGCCAGCATCATGACGCCCAAGACGCTCATGGCCAGCGCCAGCTCGTAGCTGATGAGCTGCGCCGCGGCCCGCATGCCGCCCAGCAGCGAATACTTGCTCTGCGACGCCCAGCCCGCCAGGCTGATGCCGTAGACGCTCAGCGCGCTGAAGGCCAGCGTCACCAGCACGCCCGCGGGCGGGTCAGCCACCTGGAGCGGCACCAGCCGCCCAGCGATTTCCACGGGGGGTCCCACAGGGATGACGGCCCACGCGGCCAGAGCGGTAAACACCGAAATGACGGGCGCCAGCCGGAAGACGAACGGATCCGCGCCCGCCGGGATAATGTCCTCTTTCACGAACGACTTGATCGCGTCCGCGATGGGCTGCAGCAAGCCCCAGGGCCCGGTGCGGTTCGGGCCGACGCGCATGTGGAAGTAGCCCAGGAACTTGCGCTCGATAAGCGTCATGAACGCGAACACGGTCAGAAGTATGACGACGAGGACCAGTGACTGGATTAGCACGCCCAGGAGGGTCACCGCCCGCCGACCTCCTCAAGCACGCACTGGCGCACCGTCACCGCCGGGTACGCGTCCCCGCCCTGCACCAAGTTCACCGGCGCCGCCGGCACGCCCCGCGGCACTTGCACGGTGCCCGGCAGCACGTTCTCGTCGATGCGCAGCGTGCAGCGGATGGCGCCCGCGGCCGACGCCACCTCCACCGCGTCACCGTCGGACAGCTGCAGCGCCGCGGCGTCGCTCGGATGCATGAACGCCTCAGCCGCCGGCTGTACGTAGCTGAACCACCGGTCGAAGCGCGCCGTGCCGCCGCCGGCGTACAGCCGATCCACAGGCACAAGCCGCAAGCCGC
Proteins encoded in this region:
- a CDS encoding NADH-quinone oxidoreductase subunit N codes for the protein MGLPGGGARAAPRIGGVVVPGTADLNHIAPLAALSVGALVVIAADLVAPRRMARPWVYVTAIAALVLTGWYWTGLWSAVQEGPLTSFFGAFVSDKLSLALAGMLLVAALLVVLMSLAHRERDMSGYLSLVLFAAAGMMVLGGAGDLMVLFVALELFSLSLYALIAFQREREEAKEGAFKYLILGSVAAGFLLYGFGLIYGAVGSLALDQIAAYAAAGHLSPLYHAGFALALVGFAFKLALVPFHTWAPDAYQAAPAPVAGLMAAGTKAAALVALARFLWAVVPAGEWTAKYLLPLAVLSGLSMIVGSLATLFQTNVKRLLAYSSITHAGYLVMPLVALQPAGLRVSLYYLFGYMLMSLGAFAVIAALQRQGEPGDELETYEGLYARKPWLAMLLAFFFLALAGMPPTVGMTGKLLLVGGGLQAGAGWLVAALVVSTAISAYAYLRVVLAAFRTAGAAVVAAAGSSVGVASGEAVAGAEEESGEWSFAWADIGLGVVFALTVAGVLALGLLPETFLTALEGLLPPR
- a CDS encoding NADH-quinone oxidoreductase subunit L, translated to MDYSWLLILIPALPLAGAAAVAAGTQTRINRRFLVGLACAVVAASFVAAVLVRLQYNQVAPDGYLWLPLWSWGVDGVGLGLLGDAVSTWFALVVTGVGFLIHLYSVAYMADDPGYARFFAKLNFFIFAMSLLVLADGFVGMLIGWANVGVASYLLIGFWHQRPAAAAAARKAYWVNAVGEVGLILGFIILLTHFGSLRFVDVLPQAWSAPAGVLNAAALLMLVGAVAKSAQLPLHVWLPDAMQGPTPVSALIHAATMVTAGVYLVVRAHPIFAAAPWGSAAVAAVGIASVLFGALAALAQTDIKRVLAFSTMSQVGYMMLGAGVGAYAAALFHFATHAFFKALLFLGAGVVIHRFGDNQDIRRMGGLGRYQPFTYWTFLIATLALVGLPPLSGFYSKDTIVVSALMAGHPWLWLLAVAGAGLTAFYMLRLFCLVFTGEPPQDLAREELEHPVPAVKVIALAALAVLSVIGGFFAMPDLSGVPGAAAGAAAGAHGAAEVALGGLVVTERQASLLTMGLLLLVSIIGGGLAIRRFGPGRQPVQETAYARAALRGFYFDDLYRAAFVRPLAAVADWVGGIVDPHVIDGAVNGVARLAATLATGVRRLHPGYLRRYALALMAAVAIVLLYFVLVI
- a CDS encoding NADH-quinone oxidoreductase subunit NuoK translates to MGIEGYVIVSAVLFVLGVTGVLVRRSPLVMLMAIELMWGAAALLVLTFGRLFGYMDAHVFAFMIIVVGAAEAAIGLALIVQMFRTKEAADVDDVRALRG
- a CDS encoding NADH-quinone oxidoreductase subunit J, whose protein sequence is MSAIVVIAAVLAIAGGIGVIAARVPVHSVLALILTLVALAVLFIAAGAEYMGLLQVIVYAGAVMVMFVFVISLLTARREPVERPQSLLPGQERAGYVVGLVLLAGLLTAMLRHVYPEPAALPAGYGTVRAFGTALFHEHVFVLQLAALLLMVAAVGVVLLMARRS
- a CDS encoding NADH-quinone oxidoreductase subunit NuoI, coding for MFKAIAQGMGTTLRIFFRKKSTIAYPKQKKRRSERFRGLHELRRYENGLEMCIGCELCQVACPAAAITVMPAENDPKRPNSPGERYAWKYEIDILRCIFCGLCEEACPTQALHLTNKNELADFTRDSFIYDRSRLISKQPSHFKVPENVYREYNGWVPMHDGEPAVAGEAGGGEAR
- a CDS encoding NADH-quinone oxidoreductase subunit NuoH, with the protein product MTLLGVLIQSLVLVVILLTVFAFMTLIERKFLGYFHMRVGPNRTGPWGLLQPIADAIKSFVKEDIIPAGADPFVFRLAPVISVFTALAAWAVIPVGPPVEIAGRLVPLQVADPPAGVLVTLAFSALSVYGISLAGWASQSKYSLLGGMRAAAQLISYELALAMSVLGVMMLAGSLRLSDIVAAQADRWFIALQPLGFLIFLIAGIAETNRMPFDLPEAETELVSGYSTEYSGMRFAMFMMAEYVAMITISALATLLYLGGWHGPAFLPPVAWFILKVSFFLFLFIWLRATLVRVRYDRLMSFSWKVLVPLSVLNVILTAAGVALWG